aatggaaataaagaCATAGCTGACGATTTGGAGATGTCAGAACTAGATTCACAATTCGACGACCTAGCTGTCGATGCTGTACCTTCAAATGGTGAGTgatttttttatcagttttcgAATTGCTTTCAACAGTAAAGATAACCACATGTCAAAGAAACACAACACTATTAATAcaacgtatgtatatatgtatgtatgtatgtatgtatgtgtgtgtgtgtgtgtgcgtgcgtgcgtgcgtgcacgtacgtatgcatgcatgcatgcatgcatgcatgcatgtatgtatgtatgtatgtatgtatgtatgtatgtatgtatgtatgtatgtgtatatgtatgtaggtaggtaggcaggcaggtaggtatgtatgtaggtaggtaggtaggtaggtaaggtAGGTAAGGTaggtaagtatgtatgtatgtatgtatgtaggtaggtaggtaggtaggtaggtaggtaggtaggtaggtgggtatgCATACATACGTGACGTCATGAAGCCCTGTTTATACCCTGTCGGTCTCCAAGGAATTAAAATCAAACGGTGTTAAACTCTTTTTTCCAGGAAAACGTGTCTTTGACTTTTTCTCATTCCTATTTAATGTTGTAGTATTGCATGTTCATGTTATACACGGAAATGATATGGTAACCAGACGACttttggctggttggttggttggttgccaTGGTGGGTGGGTCGGTAGGTCGGTTTAAAAAGGATAATAATGCACGGACTACTGTCTGTCAATAATGACTCACTTCACCTATCTTTCTGTTTACGTTCTCATTTATACTTCTTTAAATTTATTAGTCCATCCATTTATGAGAAAAGCTACATttgcttttatttgttttgaataataaTTGACCGTGCGTGAATAGCTCCATAGCTCCACacaattttattctcttttttttcaacagTTAGGCGATCAAAATCCAAGAATGACCCGAAAACCAAAATAGAGGATGTTGGCTTCGAAGCTCGTCATGCATTGTGTTTGAAACTTAACGTGAAAGATCATGTGACTGGTAAGTTTAGTCATATGACTTTTATCTTGGCATAACTGACGATAAAGATACACAAAAgatacatatatttttggaagtagaaaaatggaaataaaagcAGTGTATGTCTGAATCGTTCACCTTTCAACACAATCACCAACGATTGCGTTCCAGTTTAAAAACTGGATTCATAAATTTTAAAACTGCTATTGAATGGTTTTACTTcaacgtgtatatatatattggctGGCATTGGCTGCCTATCACTTCACgtattcaatacaaaatttcatccatttgtttCAAGTCAGTTGCAGGTATTGGCCCACAATATCTCACGGATCTTCTACATCAATACATTCCTCGAAGACCACTTCGCTCGTCTTCTGATTCTCGTTTTCTCTGTGTTCCAAGGGTGTCAACCAAAACATTTGGTGAAAGATCCTTCTCTTATATTGGCCCTACTTCATGGAACCACCTCCCTTTTGATCTTCGCCATTCCAAATCTTTGTCAACCTTCAGACATTCTCTCAAAACTCACCTCTTCAACTGctaataactgtttttctttctcattttatttaatacacattaccttgaattcacatttccattaactatttctgtatccaCTCTTGCTCTGCGCTTCGAGCTCTTCGGAGATGAGGcgcattacaaatcatcttattattattattattatatatatatatatatatatatatatatatatatatatatatatatatatatatatatatatatatatatatatatatatatatatatatataactcggtgagtatcaatctgctaagaaagacagtgctctataccacagtggcagagcgcaatagttttggtagttctggaactctttcttggttgcaACTCGGAGTTtcagaaagagttccagaactaccaaaactatatatatatatatatatatatatatatatatatatatatatatatatatatatatatatatatatatatatattggttcTGTTTCTTTTAATTAGTTGAGCGTGCGAGTCTACACTTACACTAAGGAAagcaacactttaattttgtTACGAATTAAGGGAAAGAATGATAATTTTCTTTTCGAATGAAAGGAAAAAAatctcaaatatatatatgctcAGAGACAAGAATCGCAGCACTCTAAACTCGAACATGActacaaaaataaagaaagcAATCTGCAAATGACGTATCAGATCAAAAGCATGCTAAGACGGTTACTATTAAACAATCTCTATTGTGATAAGGGCCCAGTGTTACGAGATGACTTCACATAAACTCTTCTTCATTTCTATACAGGTAATGATTGGAGGAAAGTTGCAGAAAAGTTAGGGTTCAATATGTTacatattcaaaattttgatcgCTTTGAAGACCCAATGGATAAAGTCTTAACTTCATGGAGTGTAAATGCTGATGCAACCGTGggaaaattatacaaaattctGAAAGACCTGGGACTGACAGAAGCTGCAAAAATATTAAAACCATTTCTTtgactgatatgatatgatatgatatgatgatatgatatgatatgatatgatatgatatgatatgatatgatatgatatgatatgaattgatatgatatgatatgatatgatatgatatgatatattatatgatatgatatgatatgatatgatatgatatatgatatgatatgatatgatatatgatatgatatatgatatgatatatgatatgatatgatatatgatatgatatgatatgatatgatatgatatgatatgatatgatatgatatatgatatatgatatatgatatgatatgatatgatatgatatgatatattatgatatatgatatatgatatgagaggatatacatgtataatgagagagagagagagagagagagagagagagagagagagtgtgtgtgtgtgtgtgtgtgtgtgtgtgtctaggGATAGGCAGAGCGAGAAACAGAGATAGAGATAACGACAGGGATagtctgacagacagacaagaatCAGAGTCAGGAAGACAACAGAAATTACTTGTTGTTCTAAATTAGTTTTATCCATAAATCGTCTTTACCTCAACATTGTTCAAAATAATCCAGACAGCAGTCATCACTAACAACACAATGATGAAGAGAGATACATTGTCCGTCACAATTATCCTTTCCCTATTGATTAGAATAATCAAAATCTTAAATGAGTAAAAATGCACACTTTAATGTATGCTTTAACTAGAGAAGAGAAACGACTTTAATTAAAGACTGCTGTTCAGTTTTTCAGTTTAGTGAAGATTTATGGAAACCCATACTGAATTTGAATGTGATATAAGCACGTGTATAAAAGAGGGAAAAGGCTCGATAATTATGCATATGTAGTATAATAGTATCCTCTAATAAACATTTAGGGGGGATCATATCCATTTAATATGTATCGAAATCTAAAATAGCAAAATCACTTAGCTAGCATTTGGGACgagttcaaagttcaatgtAGGAAACAAACTATTTTAGTTAGCCCtcagactccccccccccctaactaaattggaaaattgtttcaggccatacaatcaatttcaaatcagtatgacaatgtagtagtatgcagtgctatgaatacaaagccagtatatagtgaggaaaaatagttcttttgttgacacttccCTATATATTAGTGCCATGTATTTACTATGCGAACATTTTTCCATATCTCAATTTCACGACATTTTGTTAGAAGCATtttattatcaattttgtaCGATGAGAgctaaaatggctcaaacctCCACCCCAAAgtaagtaaaagaatttagttttttttatcctaaCATTGCACTATTGATATTGCCCCTTAGTACAGGGAATATTTGCCCCTGTGTCTCCCCTCTATGCCAAAACACGCAATACTACACAACTCTGTACAATATCTTatccacaactctctctgattggtatgttTGGAGGTTCCTTACTTaataaatataacttttatGTCTTTCAATAAGATATGTTGacaaattatacaataaatcactgtcaatgaaaatgggtattcagaaagcCGTCAGTGGTAATTCTATTTTTCGCAAATGTCaaaaaatttaatgtttttacaaaactatGTACACAGGTGAGGTTTGTCCGACTCCCACGAGATGATGTCTGACAGTAgtgtacaaatcagagagagttatGTGTAAAACACTGCACAGCCCCATCCGAAGTTAGGattgtttttaaaagtattttacCTTATGTGTCTTCTACAATAATTTCAAATCCCTTCTCAATACCAGAGCCATCAGATACAACACGCATCCACACATTAGGTTGAGTGGATAAGAAATCGTCTGGTGCTGTGAAACCGGCATGTGCACATACACTGTTCTCCTGGGTTGGATTGTCTCCATGTCCATGACCAGCGAAGAACGTGCTCAGGCTCggtgttgaaattttgaaatctgATAAAGCGTCCTTCAGTAGCTTGTCGTATTGTATCATATCGAAAACCTGGAGATCTAGCAGCCAGACTATGGTCTGGGGAgcttgcacgaaatacatttttatattatatatttttttactttctatTGTTGCATTAAAAACATTCTAGGATCGGGCGATAGTCGGGTGATCGGAGCttgcatgaaatacatttaaaacatttaatacaCTTTTTAGATTCCATGGttgcacaaaatacattcaCTGGGATCAGGCAATGGTCTGGGGAGCTTGTccgaaatacatttaatacatgttttgGATTCTATGTTTGCATGAAATACATGTTTCTAGAATTGGGCGATGGTCCAGGAATCTTCCATTTAATACagttttttacatttaatacagtcaatacattttttacattctatggttgcatGAAATACACTTTAGGGTCGGACAATGGTTTGGGGAGCTTGCACAAAAtacttttaatacattttttacatttatggTTGCGCGAAATACAGGATCAGTTTTGATCCTGCAAACTACAGAAGAATTACATTGAATGTTGTGTCCCATTACCTTATGAGTGGAGATAACTTTCTGATTAATTTAGAAAATTCCGGTGACTT
The nucleotide sequence above comes from Glandiceps talaboti chromosome 10, keGlaTala1.1, whole genome shotgun sequence. Encoded proteins:
- the LOC144440577 gene encoding uncharacterized protein LOC144440577, yielding MAGYDDSEVKAAIQSIYTRLSVGDCTSLVRRLGVSDPDIDAIKQDNHGNSSEQKYQMLRQWKQIKGRGATLKKLYRALIKNGNKDIADDLEMSELDSQFDDLAVDAVPSNVRRSKSKNDPKTKIEDVGFEARHALCLKLNVKDHVTGNDWRKVAEKLGFNMLHIQNFDRFEDPMDKVLTSWSVNADATVGKLYKILKDLGLTEAAKILKPFL